One part of the Glycine max cultivar Williams 82 chromosome 14, Glycine_max_v4.0, whole genome shotgun sequence genome encodes these proteins:
- the LOC102661644 gene encoding ras-related protein RABC2b-like — MVELFLVILEATKRKKENMGSASRVESSNYDYYFKVLLIGDSGFGKSSLLLSFISNSNSINDLSPTIGMAYILIMVRTRGLDRALGHVTSRGDHDDSDDAPLHRRPTTSAQGSEYL; from the exons ATGGTGGAGTTATTCTTGGTCATTTTGGAAgctacaaaaagaaagaaagaaaacatggGTTCTGCTTCAAGAGTTGAAAGTAGCAACTACGATTACTACTTTAAGGTTTTGTTGATTGGTGATTCTGGTTTTGGCAAGAGCAGTCTTCTTCTCAGCTTCATCTCCAACTCTAACTCCATCAATGACCTCTCCCCCACCATTg GAATGGCATATATTCTG atcatggttaggaccAGAGGATTAGATCGTGCCTTAGGTCACGTTACTAGTAGAGGAGATCATGATGATTCCGATGATGCTCCGCTGCATCGACGGCCTACCACATCCGCACAAGGCAGCGAGTACCTGTGA